One Ostrinia nubilalis chromosome 4, ilOstNubi1.1, whole genome shotgun sequence DNA window includes the following coding sequences:
- the LOC135071388 gene encoding uncharacterized protein LOC135071388, translated as MILRARPPPPPALSSSSSPRSSSGEEFVTPPDTGASSDEGGPTTPPPPPRPARRGRPPLPARLGSARQPASRTAPATGGVVRRMRWTQTMNENCMRAYYGATEGGTVLTAYRDRILPLFQNLEPTITVSAQRLSDQVRAIQRCKLLDQSVLDRLRLEAMPARTTPLLTSEPPASSSPTVSSSTPQAARVDSGGEEEGLPSSVSYQVSERLRRALEDTIGQYRFTSDSRPRLPRLPTHRRNLALMGALNALLIPYMRTSTNLFDTHSILYCGAIAVCRVAGVQFPDSDRATRPAGMAPAWQIRIERRINAFRTLIAKLICFRRGNNRPRVMRFVAQAFAGTGVLPQDYMTCVTERIDYLKQKVYAWANRIRRYKERVNRYWQNRVFQSDQRKVYRRWEGADQRVSDGQLPDVNTMIDFWRGIWSMPVEHTEGDWMRVIERECESIESMGSIVIDPEDVSSAISTAQNWKSPGPDGLHNFWIKWIRCSHDRLATQFQEALELGSLPAFMTTGVTTLLYKSGSTMDPKNYRPITCLPTIYKLLTSILTTKINTHIVANNILAPAQNGCKLGSRGTKELLLIDMTISQQVRRSRKALSAAWIDYKKAYDSVPHSWLERILELYKVNATLRSFLSSCMGQWTTVLRQPGGSESSPDPLNFIRIERGIFQGDSLSPLWFCLALNPLSTLLKDSGLGYRLRRGGEVISHLLYMDDLKLFAPKRQDLVKLLKTTQVFSNAIRMEFGVDKCAVLHVERGKVVNSPNLQLSETMTLKSLSETETYKYLGMSESLGISVEDIKKSVKERFCSRLTKVLNSLLSGGNKARAFNGWVMPLLIYSFGILRWTQTELDALDRKVRQQLTQHRMLHPRSSVMRLYIPRKWGGRGFLNAKNLHNREVCNLRDYFLTNECGMHRDVVAVDKGLTPLSLANENWRKPKVLSVADRKDVWKSKELHGRFYRTLTGPDVDLLASVNWLRFGDLFGETEGFACAIADEVMMTNNYRKYILKDGTVDICRACHRPGESLRHIISGCSHLANGEYLHRHNLVARIIHQQLALQYGLLESESPYYQYQSVPVLENGHALLYWDRSIITDRTIVCNKPDIVVVDRSQRRAVLVDITIPHDENLVKAEKEKQSKYLDLAHEIAEDRHCLCNLFDVTLLPATSRHVVTHDTVAPRAPTAILNRAHFPPRHVTLRVTHDTALLVASEASGLRRLAKLPAYKH; from the exons ATGATTCTGCGCGCACGCCCACCACCCCCTCCGGCCCTGTCctcgtcatcgtccccgcgctcCTCGTCGGGCGAAGAGTTTGTAACTCCCCCTGACACGGGCGCGTCGAGCGACGAGGGCGGGCcaacgacgccgccgccgccaccacgACCTGCGCGACGGGGACGCCCGCCGCTGCCGGCACGCTTGGGGTCAGCGAGGCAACCTGCCTCGCGCACGGCCCCCGCTACCGGTGGTGTAGTGCGCCGCATGCGATGGACTCAAACCATGAATGAGAACTGCATGCGCGCCTATTATGGGGCTACAGAAGGGGGAACCGTCCTGACTGCGTATCGTGATCGGATCCTGCCTTTGTTTCAGAACCTTGAGCCGACCATCACCGTTTCTGCACAACGACTGTCGGATCAAGTGCGGGCTATTCAACGGTGCAAGCTGTTGGACCAGTCTGTACTTGATCGACTCCGCCTGGAGGCGATGCCTGCTCGGACAACTCCCCTCTTGACGTCAGAGCCCCCTGCCTCGTCGTCGCCTACGGTGTCGTCATCGACACCACAAGCGGCGAGGGTAGACTCTGGTGGTGAAGAGGAGGGTTTGCCGAGTAGTGTAAGTTACCAGGTGAGTGAGCGATTGAGGAGGGCTTTGGAGGACACTATTGGTCAGTATCGGTTCACGTCAGATTCAAGGCCTCGACTACCGCGTTTGCCCACTCATAGACGTAATTTGGCGTTAATGGGAGCTCTGAATGCATTGCTAATTCCGTATATGCGGACTAGCACAAATTTATTTGATACCCACTCGATCCTGTATTGTGGTGCCATTGCGGTTTGTCGTGTTGCTGGTGTCCAGTTCCCAGACTCGGACAGAGCAACGCGTCCTGCCGGAATGGCACCCGCGTGGCAAATACGGATCGAGCGGCGTATTAATGCATTCAGAACTCTCATTGCAAAGCTAATTTGTTTTAGACGGGGAAATAATCGTCCCCGAGTCATGCGGTTTGTGGCGCAAGCCTTTGCTGGGACTGGCGTTCTACCTCAGGACTACATGACTTGTGTCACAGAACGCATTGACTACCTAAAGCAAAAAGTCTATGCATGGGCAAACCGTATTCGTCGCTACAAAGAGCGCGTGAACAGATACTGGCAAAATCGTGTCTTCCAAAGTGACCAGAGGAAGGTGTACCGGAGATGGGAGGGAGCTGATCAACGTGTGAGCGACGGGCAGCTGCCAGATGTCAATACCATGATTGATTTCTGGCGTGGCATTTGGTCGATGCCCGTTGAGCACACTGAGGGTGATTGGATGCGTGTAATTGAGCGTGAATGTGAGTCCATCGAATCCATGGGGTCTATTGTTATAGATCCCGAAGACGTTAGTAGTGCAATCAGTACGGCCCAGAACTGGAAAAGCCCTGGGCCGGACGGATTGCACAACTTTTGGATTAAGTGGATTCGATGCTCACATGACCGTTTAGCGACACAATTCCAAGAAGCCCTCGAGCTCGGTTCCCTTCCAGCCTTCATGACTACCGGTGTCACCACCTTGCTCTACAAATCTGGTAGTACCATGGACCCAAAAAACTACAGACCGATTACATGCTTGCCTACCATCTACAAGCTCCTTACATCTATTCTGACCACAAAAATTAATACGCATATTGTCGCGAACAATATCTTGGCCCCTGCTCAGAATGGATGTAAGCTTGGGTCTCGTGGTACTAAAGAGCTCCTCCTCATAGACATGACCATTAGCCAACAAGTTCGACGGAGCAGGAAAGCTCTCTCTGCTGCCTGGATTGACTATAAGAAGGCCTATGATTCGGTGCCTCATTCATGGCTAGAGAGGATTTTAGAGTTGTATAAGGTAAATGCAACTCTGAGATCCTTTTTAAGCTCATGCATGGGGCAGTGGACTACAGTCCTTCGGCAGCCAGGTGGTAGTGAGAGTTCTCCTGATCCATTGAACTTCATAAGGATTGAGCGAGGCATTTTCCAGGGTGACAGTTTGAGTCCCTTATGGTTCTGCCTAGCACTGAATCCTCTTAGCACTCTGTTAAAGGATTCAGGGCTTGGTTATCGGCTTCGAAGAGGGGGTGAGGTCATTAGTCACCTGCTCTACATGGATGATCTCAAGTTGTTCGCACCAAAACGACAAGACCTGGTGAAGTTGCTAAAAACCACACAGGTATTTAGCAACGCCATCAGGATGGAGTTTGGTGTAGACAAGTGTGCGGTCTTACATGTAGAGCGGGGAAAAGTTGTGAATTCTCCGAATTTACAACTTTCTGAGACAATGACACTCAAATCTCTCTCCGAAACTGAGACCTATAAGTATCTTGGTATGTCAGAATCGTTAGGTATATCGGTAGAAgacataaaaaaatcggtgaaaGAACGCTTTTGTAGCCGTCTGACAAAAGTTCTTAATAGCCTTTTGTCTGGCGGCAACAAAGCAAGAGCTTTCAACGGTTGGGTGATGCCTCTACTAATATACTCATTCGGCATACTAAGATGGACTCAGACTGAGCTTGATGCCCTGGATAGGAAGGTACGTCAGCAGCTTACACAACATCGCATGTTACATCCGCGCTCATCTGTAATGAGACTGTACATTCCACGGAAGTGGGGAGGTCGAGGCTTTCTAAATGCCAAGAACCTCCACAACCGTGAAGTGTGCAATCTCAGGGATTATTTCCTTACCAATGAGTGCGGAATGCATCGCGATGTTGTGGCAGTTGACAAAGGCCTCACGCCGCTCTCCTTGGCGAACGAGAACTGGCGCAAGCCAAAGGTACTGAGCGTCGCGGATCGGAAGGACGTATGGAAGAGCAAGGAGCTGCACGGGAGGTTCTATCGGACCCTAACAGGTCCCGATGTGGACCTCCTCGCCTCGGTGAACTGGCTACGCTTCGGTGACCTCTTCGGGGAAACCGAGGGTTTTGCTTGTGCAATTGCTGACGAGGTAATGATGACGAACAACTATCGAAAATATATCCTGAAAGACGGTACGGTCGACATTTGTCGAGCATGCCACCGTCCCGGAGAGTCACTCAGGCATATAATTTCTGGTTGTTCGCATCTTGCTAACGGTGAGTATTTGCACAGGCATAACCTAGTAGCCAGAATCATCCACCAGCAACTTGCTCTTCAGTACGGCCTTCTTGAATCTGAGTCGCCATATTACCAGTACCAGTCGGTGCCAGTTCTTGAAAATGGTCATGCATTGCTCTATTGGGATCGGTCTATCATCACAGACAGGACTATTGTCTGTAATAAACCTGATATTGTGGTGGTTGATCGATCCCAACGTCGGGCAGTGCTCGTTGACATCACCATCCCGCATGACGAAAACCTCGTGAAGGCCGAAAAggaaaaacaaagcaaataccttgacttggcccacgag ATCGCAGAAGACAGACACTGCCTTTGCAATCTGTTTGATGTCACGCTACTTCCCGCCACGTCACGTCATGTCGTCACGCACGACACCGTCGCACCTCGCGCGCCCACTGCCATCTTGAATCGCGCTCACTTCCCGCCACGTCACGTCACGCTACGTGTCACGCACGACACCGCGTTACTCGTCGCATCCGAGGCGTCCGGACTAAGGCGGCTTGCCAAGCTGCCGGCGTATAAGCATTAG